Genomic DNA from Deltaproteobacteria bacterium:
AGAACCCCGACGCTTACAACGCCATCGTTGACATGATTAATGCAAAGTATGGGCTGACAATGAGTGGAGACGATTTCCTGGGGCTAGGGAAGAAGGTCCTGGCCATGGAAAGGGATTTCAACGCCCGGGCAGGGTTCACGTCGGCCGATGACCGGTTGCCGGAATTCTTCAAGACGGAAAAATTGCCCCCTCACAACGACGTTTTTGATGTCCCGGATCAGGACCTGGACGCCGTTTATGACTTTATGAAATAATCCCAAATTATGCATGTGTTTGGCGCGGCTCGCCCGCCGGGTGTCTGGCGGGAACATCCCTTTTCCCTTCACCCATCGGGCGCTGTCAGTATGCTTTAATGTGCCATTCTGGGAAGGGGAGAACCTTGGGCCTTCAGGCGAAGACTTTAGTTCGTGCCCATCCATAAATGCCCCTTTTCCCCAATCTCTGCGCCTGCCTGTCCCGCTTAGTATCCCAAGCGGGGCGGTTAAAATCTTCGCCTTCCTTGACCTTGAACAAAATTGCCTATTTATGGATGGGCACTAGTTCGATCGGTTTTTTGAGTAGGGTTCAAGGATTCAAGGGGTCCAGGGGTAAGGCTTGCTGTTCTAAGAGCTTGAGCCAAGGGCTTGATGGATCGGACCAAGTGTTTGACGAGCGCCTGGAAGTAGAGCCCCGCAAATGTGACACCATGAAGGGCGTCGATCCCGCATGGGAGCAACCATGATGACACCGGACTACTTCTGGTGGCACGGCTTTTACGAAGGTAAGAAACGTTACAATAACTTCAGGGAAAAGGACTCGACATGTATGAAAAAAAATACATGTCGAGTCAATATTTTGACGTTTCCGCTGGATCTCGAAAGGGTCCCCAGGCACGGTGAAGAGAACCGGTTCCATTTTGAAAGTACTTCCCTTTCACTGTGTTTGCTGCCCACTGCCCCTGAACGGCAGGGAATTAAGGGACCGTTTCGTTTTTCATGTTGAGAGAGAAGATGAAAGGGGAACACGGGAGGGTGAATTAAGGAAAGGATGTTTTGCGTTTTTGGTAATTGGTATAATTCTTGCAAAAATTTACCATAACCCCATTCTGTCGCGATACCATGATGGATCCATCCGGGGTCACATCATTACTCAGGGAGAAGGCGTGAATGAAAACGGATGTCGCCGAACGAAAATCCCCTCCAAACGGATTCAGGGCCGGGACTGATGAGGAAGAAAAATTTGAAAGTGTAGAGTTCTCGATCCAGGGGCTGCAGTGCCTTCACCAGTTCCGAATCTGGAATACCGTTCCGGGATCTATGTGTGTTCTCGTGAAGGAGAATTCAGAAATTCTAGGAGCGTTGAAGGTGGGAGACGTACTCCCGCTCAAGTATTACACCGGGAACAGTGGACGACCCACACTTTACCTGGATACGGAGATCAGGCATATCACCAAGGAAGAGGAAGGCCGTTTCAAGGGGCACTACCTGATCGGGCTTTCCATCCTTGAGGGCGGAGGGGAACGGCGGTTTCATTAAAAGATCCGGTCCTTCAGCGGTTGGATCTTTTAAAAACTCACGTTGCCGGGGGTCCTGGGAAAGGGGATTACGTCCCGGATATTGGCCATCCCTGTCACGAACTGGATCAACCGCTCGAAACCCAGACCGAAGCCGGAATGGGGGGCGGTGCCGAACTTCCTCAGGTCCAGGTACCACCAGTAATCATCAGGGTTCAGCCCTGCTTCCTTTATTCTTTCAAGAAGCGTATCGTAATCATCCTCCCTCTGGCTCCCACCGATAATCTCACCGATCTTTGGCACCAGGACGTCCATGGCCCGGACGGTCTTGCCGTCCGGGTTGAGTTTCATGTAAAAGGCCTTGATCTCCTTCGGATAGTCGATGAGAACGATGGGGCGGTTGAAAACCTTTTCGCAGAGATACCTCTCGTGTTCCGATTGTAAGTCGCATCCCCAGAAGACAGGAAACTCGAATTTCACCTTGGCCTTGCCCAGGAGATCCACGGCCTCGGTGTAAGTAATGACATCGAAATCCTTGGCAACGATTCCTTCAAGGGTTTCAAGGGTGGTAGGATCGATGAAGCGGTTGAAAAAGGCCATGTCTTCTGGGCACCGTTCAAGCACGTCACGGAAGATGTGCTTCAGGAGAGAAACGGCCAGCTCGATGTTTCCATCCAGTTCGCAAAAGGCCATTTCAGGCTCCACCATCCAGAACTCCGCGAGGTGCCGCGAGGTGTTTGAGTTTTCCGCCCTGAAGGTGGGGCCGAAGGTATAGACATCTCCCAAGGCCAGGGCGTAGACCTCCGCTTCGAGCTGCCCGCTTACGGTCAGATTCGCCGGGGCGGAAAAAAAATCCTGTTGAAAATCCACTTCCCCGTCCCTGCAAGGCACATCCCGGAGGTCAAATGTCGTCACCTTGAACATCTCCCCGGCCCCTTCGCAATCGCTCCCTGTAATGATGGGAGTGTGGATATAAAGAAAATCCCGCTCCTGGAAAAAGGTGTGGATGGCCATGCTCATCGTATTTCGAACCCTGGCCACGGCCCCGAAGGTATTGGTGCGGGGCCTAAGGTGTGCAATAGTGCGCAGGAACTCAAAAGAGTGCCGTTTTTTCTGAAGGGGGTATTTAGCGGGGTCCGCCCAACCCAGAACCTGGATCTCTTCAGCCCGCATTTCCACCTTTTGCCCCTTACCGGGAGAGGCCACGAGCATCCCCGTAACCCGGATGGAACATCCCGTATTGAGCTTGAGAACTTCTCCCGTGTAATTTGGCAATTTTTCGTCCGCAATAATCTGGAGATTGCTCAGGCATGAGCCGTCATTCAACTCGATAAACGTGAATCCGCCCTTGGAGTCTCGCTTGGTCCTGACCCAGCCCATCACGGTGGCCCTGAAGTCGACCCTATCCGAGGCCAAAATTGCGGCGATTTTTTCCCTTCTCAAGTTAACCCTCTCTCCTTTCGAATTCGCCCATGAAATCGACAAGGGCCTTCACTGCATCGATGCCCGTGGCGTTATAGATGGACGCCCGGCAACCCCCGACGGATCGATGCCCTTTAAGCCCCCCGAGGCCTTCTTTCAGGGCCTCGGCAACGAACTTGGTTTCCAGCTCTTCGGTGGGGCACCGGAATGTTACGTTCATCAGGGACCGGCTGTCGGGTTCCGCCGTGCCCCTGTAAAAATCGGACTTGTCGATGAAGTCATATATGAGCTTCCCTTTCTCCCGGTTGACCCGTTCCATCTCGGCCAGGCCGCCGATGGTCTCCTCCAGCCATTTCAGGACCAGGTCGATGACGTAGATCGTAAAACAGGAAGGCGTATTGTACATGGAGTTTTTTTCGGAGAAGGTGGTGTATTTCAACATGGTGGGGATCCCCTCAGGGACCCTTTCAAGCATGTCCTTTCGGATAATAACCAGAGCGGTGCCCGCAGGACCGATGTTCTTCTGGGCCCCGGCATAGATCAGGCCGAAAGGCTTGGCGTCGAAGGGACGGCTCATGATATCGGAGGACATGTCGCAAATCAGGGGTACGTCTCCCGCCTCAGGAAAGGTGCTCCACTGGGTCCCCTTGATGGTGTTGTTGGAAGTAAAATGGAGATAGGCGGCATCTTCGTCCACCCGGTACTCCTTCGGGATATAGGAGAAGTTTTTATCTTCCGAGGAGGCGATCACCCGGACGTCCTTCCCCTGGATTCTTGCCTCCTTGATGGCCTTGGTGGACCAGGTTCCCGTATCTATGTAGTCCACGGGCCTCCCTTCCAGGGCCAGATTCATGGGAATCATACAAAACTGTAAGCTGGCACCCCCCTGGATGAAGAGCACGTGAAAATCTTCTCCCAGCCCGAGCAGTCTCTTGGTTCGTTCAACGGCGTCATTTATGACATCATCGAACCATTTCGACCTGTGGCTGATCTCTGTGATGGACATTCCCGAGCCCTTGAAATCGAGAAATTCTTCCTGGATCTCCTCAAGGACTGGTAAAGGGAGTGCAGCGGGTCCGGCGTTAAAATTGTGAATTCTCTTTCCCATGGATATGTCCTCCTTGAAGGTTTTTTTGTTTCATCTGAAAAAAGCCCGATCAAGACCACGCACTCGATTCGGGGGTTACGCCGTTTTTTCGGATCAGAAAAGATTACACGGAATCACGGAGAAGACCTTAAAAGGGCAGGGGGCGTTTTTATCCATCCTGCTCCAGTTTTTCGATCATCTCGTTTACCACCGCCAGTGTGCTGCTCTCCTTTTCAAAGGGCGGACGGCCCTGGAGGTCGGCCTCGATGATGCCTTCTCCGAAGGGGATGAATCCGATAAACTCGAAGCCCGGCATGTGCCGGAGCAAAAAGTCCCGGTCTTCATCCTTCCGTATCTTGTTTCCTACCAGGCTCACCTTCTTCAGCCCGATGTCCCCGGCCAGGGACCGAATATGATTTGCCGTCTCGATGCTGCGCCTCCCCGGTTCGACAACGACGATCAGCCTATCCACCGCCATGGCCGTGCCACGGCCCAAGTGCTCCAGCCCTGCCTCCATGTCCAGGACTACGGCCTCATCCCGGGCAAGGACCAAGTGGCGAACCAGACTCTTAAGGAGTGTGCTCTCAGGACATATACATCCAGCACCGCCCTTTTTTACTCCTCCCAGGACCATCAGTCGTATGCCGTTGATCCTGATCGAAAGTTTCTCTGGCAGGTCGTCCACCTTGGGATTTAGTTTGAAAAAGGAGCCCATGGATCCGACCTTGGCCTCCGTCCTTTCCTCGATCAATGCCTTCATCTCGGAGATAGGTACGATATCTTCCCGGCCCTGAAAACCCAGGGCCTGGGCGAGATTGGCGTCCGGGTCCGCGTCAATGGCCAACACCTTCGTGCCCCTGTCAGCCAATGCCTTGATCAGGAAACTGGCAAAGGTGGTTTTCCCCACACCCCCCTTGCCGCTGATAGCGATTTTCATGGTCTCCCCCAAAGCGCTTCTGAGAATGGACAAGTGAAAGAATCCTATAATGTCAACCCGTGTCCATCCATAAATGGCCCTTTCCCTCAATCTCTGAGACCTTTGAAAAACGCTCCCTTTTGCCC
This window encodes:
- the serC gene encoding 3-phosphoserine/phosphohydroxythreonine transaminase; its protein translation is MGKRIHNFNAGPAALPLPVLEEIQEEFLDFKGSGMSITEISHRSKWFDDVINDAVERTKRLLGLGEDFHVLFIQGGASLQFCMIPMNLALEGRPVDYIDTGTWSTKAIKEARIQGKDVRVIASSEDKNFSYIPKEYRVDEDAAYLHFTSNNTIKGTQWSTFPEAGDVPLICDMSSDIMSRPFDAKPFGLIYAGAQKNIGPAGTALVIIRKDMLERVPEGIPTMLKYTTFSEKNSMYNTPSCFTIYVIDLVLKWLEETIGGLAEMERVNREKGKLIYDFIDKSDFYRGTAEPDSRSLMNVTFRCPTEELETKFVAEALKEGLGGLKGHRSVGGCRASIYNATGIDAVKALVDFMGEFERREG
- a CDS encoding AAA family ATPase — encoded protein: MKIAISGKGGVGKTTFASFLIKALADRGTKVLAIDADPDANLAQALGFQGREDIVPISEMKALIEERTEAKVGSMGSFFKLNPKVDDLPEKLSIRINGIRLMVLGGVKKGGAGCICPESTLLKSLVRHLVLARDEAVVLDMEAGLEHLGRGTAMAVDRLIVVVEPGRRSIETANHIRSLAGDIGLKKVSLVGNKIRKDEDRDFLLRHMPGFEFIGFIPFGEGIIEADLQGRPPFEKESSTLAVVNEMIEKLEQDG
- the asnS gene encoding asparagine--tRNA ligase; this translates as MRREKIAAILASDRVDFRATVMGWVRTKRDSKGGFTFIELNDGSCLSNLQIIADEKLPNYTGEVLKLNTGCSIRVTGMLVASPGKGQKVEMRAEEIQVLGWADPAKYPLQKKRHSFEFLRTIAHLRPRTNTFGAVARVRNTMSMAIHTFFQERDFLYIHTPIITGSDCEGAGEMFKVTTFDLRDVPCRDGEVDFQQDFFSAPANLTVSGQLEAEVYALALGDVYTFGPTFRAENSNTSRHLAEFWMVEPEMAFCELDGNIELAVSLLKHIFRDVLERCPEDMAFFNRFIDPTTLETLEGIVAKDFDVITYTEAVDLLGKAKVKFEFPVFWGCDLQSEHERYLCEKVFNRPIVLIDYPKEIKAFYMKLNPDGKTVRAMDVLVPKIGEIIGGSQREDDYDTLLERIKEAGLNPDDYWWYLDLRKFGTAPHSGFGLGFERLIQFVTGMANIRDVIPFPRTPGNVSF